One Pseudomonas syringae CC1557 genomic window, AGCACCGCCAAGCGCGTCGATTTCCTTGACCAGGTGGCTTTTACCGATGCCACCGATGGCAGGGTTGCAGCTCATCTGACCGAGCGTTTCCACGTTGTGCGTCAACAGCAGGGTTTTGACACCCATGCGTGCCGACGCGAGTGCGGCCTCGGTACCGGCATGACCGCCACCGATGACGATCACCTCAAAACGGGAAGGGAAATCCACCACGCACCTCGTGCCTGTTGTCGATGAGAAATTGGGATAGCTGACAAGTATAGGGACTTACCCCACCTGAATGAAACCCGTTGGACAAAATTTAACCAGCTGTGGAAAACTCGCGAATAAAGAAAATAAAAAGGAAAGAAAGTTTATAAAGCTTTGTTTTTATGTTTATTCTTACTAAGCACCATTTCTGTGGATAGAACGCTACAGACCTTTATTTACGTTGTGTACAGAGATTCAAAAGTCTGTGTTCATGTAGGGATAAGGGGATTGGATAACCGCCCTGAGCCTGTTGATAAATGTACCACTTGTCCACAGGGCAGTTTATCTTCAGGTTTGCCCCCTGCTTACCCACCGAGCTGAAGGGCAGTTATTCACAGGGCTTAATCTACAGAAAATACGCAAAAGGCTAAAAAAAGGCCGAGCGAACCGACTCCGCGGCATCGTTTGTGCGCAAAAAAGTTCGGTTTAGAAGAAATGTAGGGGAGTCGATTGTAAGTGTGTGTGCCAAACAGACTCCGATGAGAGCTCTTGAGCACACACGGCAGCATGACCCGAGGCGGTCACACCTGACGGTTGTTGATAAAAGCCAGCTGCTTACTTGCCAATACAGAAGCTGGAGAAGATTCTGCCCAGCAGGTCATCTGAACTGAATGCGCCAGTAATCTCGCCAAGCGCCTGCTGGGCCTGGCGCAGATCTTCGGCCAATAGCTCTCCGGCGCCTGCCAGGGTCAACTGGGCCCTGCCGTGCTCCAGAGAGTCACTGGCATGGCGCAACGCTTCGAGGTGGCGCCGACGAGCGCTGAAGCTGCTTTCAGAGGTCTGCTCGTAACCCATGCAGGCTTTGAGGTGTTCACGGAGCAATTCCAGACCCTCACCACCCGACCTGGCGCTCAGGCTAATGGTGACGTGGCCATCGTCGCTTGTGAACAAGCCTACGTTATCGCCGCTCAGATCAGACTTGTTGCGGATCAACGTGACCTTGGCAGGGTCAGGGCGCTGCTCCAAAAACTCTGGCCACAGTGCAAAGGGATCCGCCGCTTCAGGTGCAGTTGCATCCACCACCAGCAGAATTCTGTCCGCTTCTCCTATCGCCTTGAGCGCACGTTGTACGCCGATCATTTCCACTTGATCTTCAGTGTTGCGCAGGCCTGCGGTGTCAACTACGTGGAGCGGCATGCCATCAATGTGGATATGTTCGCGTAGAACATCCCGGGTGGTGCCGGCAATCTCGGTAACGATGGCCGCTTCCCTACCCGCCAGCGCATTCAGCAGGCTCGATTTACCGGCGTTGGGGCGACCAGCGATCACAACGGTCATGCCGTCACGTAGCAAGGCGCCCTGCCCGGCTTCGCGCAGCACTGTGGATAACTCAAGGCGCACATCATCGAGCATATTGAGAACATGCCCATCTGCAAGGAAGTCGATCTCCTCTTCCGGAAAGTCGATGGCGGCTTCTACGTAGATACGCAGGCTGATCAGTTTTTCAGTCAAGTTATCCACACGCTGGGAGAAAGCACCTTGCAGCGAGCGCAACGCATTGCGCGCTGCCTGTGCAGAACTGGCCTCGATCAAGTCAGCGATTGCCTCGGCCTGGGCCAGATCGAGCTTGTCATTAAGAAACGCGCGCTCACTGAATTCGCCAGGACGAGCCAGGCGGCTGCCTAATTGCAGGCAGCGCTGCAGTAGCATGTCCAGCACGATCGGGCCGCCGTGACCTTGAAGTTCCAGTACATCCTCGCCTGTGAATGAATTCGGGCCGGGAAAATACAGTGCAATGCCTTCATCGAGCACCTCACCCGCTTCATCGGAGAAAGGTCCGTAATGTGCGAATCGCGGTTTGGGTATTCGGCCAATAATCGCTTGAGCGGCCTTGCTCGCCAAAGGGCCCGAGACACGGACAATGCCGACACCGCCGCGTCCTTGAGCAGTAGCAATGGCGGCGATGGTTTCACGAGGAACGTTCATGGTCCGGCTCCTGGACAAATAGCGGATAGCAAAACGCCCCACGAGGGGGCGTCTTGTATAACGTGTTCACAGGTTAGATCAGGCAGCTGCTTTCTTGGTAGCTGCTTCGATCTTGCGAGTGATGTATGCCTGCTGTGCGATCGACAGGGTGTTGTTCACAACCCAGTACAGAACCAGACCAGCAGGGAACCACAGGAAGAAGAACGTGAAAATGATGGGCATCAATTTCATGACCTTGGCCTGCATAGGGTCCGGCGGAGTCGGGTTCAGACGCTGCTGGATAAACATGGTCGCGCCCATGATGATCGGCAGGATAAAGAACGGGTCTTTGATCGACAGGTCAGTTATCCACAGAATCCACGGAGCCTGACGCATTTCCACGCTTTCCAGGAGCACCCAGTACAACGAAAGGAAAACCGGCATCTGCACAAGAATAGGCAAGCATCCACCCAGCGGGTTGATCTTCTCTTTCTTGTACAGCTCCATCATCGCCTGGGACATTTTCTGGCGATCATCGCCATGTTGTTCCTTCAGCACTGCCAGCTTCGGGGCCACGGCGCGCATACGGGCCATGGACTTGTAGCTTGCGGCAGACAGCGGGAAGAACAGACCTTTGATCAACATCGTCAGAACGATGATCGACCAGCCCCAGTTACCGAGTATCGCGTGGATATGTTGCAGCAGCCAGAAGATAGGCTGGGCAATGAACCACAGGAAACCGTAGTCGACTGTCAGCTCCAGACCTGGGGATAACTCTTTGAGTACCGCCTGGCTTTTCGGACCTGCGTACAACGTGGCAGTGGTTTCACCCTGCGCGCCGGGCGCAACCGACAAGGTCGGGCTGGTGAAGCCGATGATGTAGTTGCCCTGGCTGTCTTTACGGGTCTGCACAAGGTTGGTGGCGTTGTGATCAGGAATCCACGCGGTCACGAAATAGTGCTGCAGCCATGCAACCCAGCCGCCCTGCACGGTTTCCTTGACCTGCCCCTTGTCGATGTCCTTCATCGACACTTTCTTGTACGGCTCGGCCGCGGTCCACAGTGCAGCGCCCAGATAGGTAGCTGTACCAGTTGCGGTCGTCGACGAAGGATCGGCACTGGCGTCACGCTTCAATTGCGCGAACAGGTTACCGGCCCAAGGCTGAGCGCTCTGGTTATCCACAACATAGGTCATGACCAGATCGTAAAGGCCGCGCTTGAACGTGAAGCGCTTGATGTAGTTGATGCCGTTTTCCGAGAATTTCAGCTCCACGACCATCGAATCCTGGCCGTCAGCCAGTTGATAAGTCTTTTGTGCGGAGGAATAAACCGGACGACCGGCAGCACGTGCATCAGGACCATTGGTACCCGTCAGGCCGCTTTGTGCCAGAAAAGTACGTTCGCCGCCGTTATCGAACAGCTGAAACGGAACATCCGGGCGGTCCTGACGACGTGGATACAGCGGCAGACGAAGCTGAACGACGTCACCACCTACCGGATCGATCGCCAGATCGAGCACGTCGGTCTTGACGTGGATAAGATCTTTGCTGGCTACGGCCGGAGTTTCAAGAGGTGCTGCGGCAGTGTTGGCCGTAGCGCTTGGAACATCGGCACTTGCAGAACCATTATTACCAGCAGCCGTGTCCGGAATGCCCGGTGCGGTGTTGCTGGCTGCAACATTCTGGGTCGGCATGGCAGCCTGGCCATAGTCTTGGTTCCATTTCAGAACCCCGACGTAGGTCACGATTGCCAGGGCGACGATCAGGATCGTGCGTTTAATATCCATGATTACTCGGCCATCGAAGAAGAACGGGAGGTGGGGACAGCTGGAACCGGGTCATAACCACCGGGATTCCACGGATGACAGCGACCCAGGCGACGAATTGACAGCCAGCCACCGCGCAAAAGGCCATGATTATCGATGGCTTCATACGCGTAGCAGGAGCAACTGGGGTAGAAACGACAGTGACTGGCCATCAGCGGGCTAATGGCATAGCGATAAAACTGGATCGGAACGAGTGCCAGTTTACGCATCTGGACTGTCTACCCCTGCAGGTTCGGAGTTTGCTTGCGGAATGGGTCGGCTGCGCGC contains:
- the mnmE gene encoding tRNA uridine-5-carboxymethylaminomethyl(34) synthesis GTPase MnmE, yielding MNVPRETIAAIATAQGRGGVGIVRVSGPLASKAAQAIIGRIPKPRFAHYGPFSDEAGEVLDEGIALYFPGPNSFTGEDVLELQGHGGPIVLDMLLQRCLQLGSRLARPGEFSERAFLNDKLDLAQAEAIADLIEASSAQAARNALRSLQGAFSQRVDNLTEKLISLRIYVEAAIDFPEEEIDFLADGHVLNMLDDVRLELSTVLREAGQGALLRDGMTVVIAGRPNAGKSSLLNALAGREAAIVTEIAGTTRDVLREHIHIDGMPLHVVDTAGLRNTEDQVEMIGVQRALKAIGEADRILLVVDATAPEAADPFALWPEFLEQRPDPAKVTLIRNKSDLSGDNVGLFTSDDGHVTISLSARSGGEGLELLREHLKACMGYEQTSESSFSARRRHLEALRHASDSLEHGRAQLTLAGAGELLAEDLRQAQQALGEITGAFSSDDLLGRIFSSFCIGK
- the yidC gene encoding membrane protein insertase YidC; this encodes MDIKRTILIVALAIVTYVGVLKWNQDYGQAAMPTQNVAASNTAPGIPDTAAGNNGSASADVPSATANTAAAPLETPAVASKDLIHVKTDVLDLAIDPVGGDVVQLRLPLYPRRQDRPDVPFQLFDNGGERTFLAQSGLTGTNGPDARAAGRPVYSSAQKTYQLADGQDSMVVELKFSENGINYIKRFTFKRGLYDLVMTYVVDNQSAQPWAGNLFAQLKRDASADPSSTTATGTATYLGAALWTAAEPYKKVSMKDIDKGQVKETVQGGWVAWLQHYFVTAWIPDHNATNLVQTRKDSQGNYIIGFTSPTLSVAPGAQGETTATLYAGPKSQAVLKELSPGLELTVDYGFLWFIAQPIFWLLQHIHAILGNWGWSIIVLTMLIKGLFFPLSAASYKSMARMRAVAPKLAVLKEQHGDDRQKMSQAMMELYKKEKINPLGGCLPILVQMPVFLSLYWVLLESVEMRQAPWILWITDLSIKDPFFILPIIMGATMFIQQRLNPTPPDPMQAKVMKLMPIIFTFFFLWFPAGLVLYWVVNNTLSIAQQAYITRKIEAATKKAAA
- the yidD gene encoding membrane protein insertion efficiency factor YidD; translated protein: MRKLALVPIQFYRYAISPLMASHCRFYPSCSCYAYEAIDNHGLLRGGWLSIRRLGRCHPWNPGGYDPVPAVPTSRSSSMAE